In SAR202 cluster bacterium, the genomic stretch GCCCCTCTCCTCGCCCAAGGATCGAAAGCCGGGTCCAGATCACCCTTGGAGATCGAGACTGATTCAACCAAAACCAGTCGTACTGACAAAATCACTGAGCAGTAAGACTGACAAAGTCATTGAGCATGGACATCGTTTCTCGGCGCATAAGGATGAATTCTCGGACACCCGCAAGACACGGTGACAACCTCGGCCATGGAAGGTGTATCATGTGCCACATTCATTAGCCGAGGTCTCACTATGTCGAACGTGCCAATGACGTTGCCGCACCTGGCGCTCGCTGTTCAGGAGAACGAATTCTTTCACAACTCCACATTCGCGGAGCGGTCAGACGGTAGTATCCTCCATGCGGCCAAACAAGTCTTTACCACGTCGGCAGATGGCGGCCTTACCTGGTCAGAGCCGCACCGGAAGTACGACACGAACGGCGACATCGTCGGCGGCGACAACAACTCTCTCGTCAGGCTGGCCAGCAACGGCGTTGGGCTCGCTACATACGGTGTTGAGGACGATGCCAGGAAGGATGTTTACTGGGATATGCGCGCCCCGTATGTCAAATTCTGGCGGTCGCAGGATGGCGGCGAAACTTGGGAGCCCCCAGTTAGAATGACCGAGAAGGGCGCAGGCGCATTCATGTACCAGGATGTGCTGCTGAGGACGGCCTCCGGGCGCATCCTTATGCCGGTGTACCTGACCTATGGCCAGTACACATTCAGGACCGGCGAGGCGTGGTGGGGTACGGGAAAGCTTGTGAACGGCCACTGGGTCTCCACTGCTGCCCACTTCTCAGACCCTTCGTTTTCAACCGTCGCCGTCTATTACTCGGACGACGACGGCCGAACGTGGCAACGCAATAAGGACGGCGAGCTCGTCATCCTGCTAGATACGGCCATGGTCTTCAGCCACATTGGCGAGCCATCCGTAACCGAGGTCTATCCCGGTTGCCTGCTCATGATCTCGCGCACCGGCCTGGGCAGGCTTTTCCAGGCGTGGTCATATGACAACGGTGAGACGTGGACGCGGCCCATGCCTTCCTCGCTGGCATCGTCTCCCGCCCCGGCCCAGATCAGGACTCTTCCCAACGGCCACCTGCTGTGCGTGTGGAACCAGGAAAGCGAGGAGGAGACGCGCCGGGGCTACAACCGCACGCGCCTTTCGTCCGCCATCTCCCGCAACGGCGGGAGCGTCTGGGAATTCTTTCAGAACATTGAGTCGCTTCATGAGACGACGCGCGTAGAGCCGGGTCCCGTGAGGTTCCACTTCCCTGAAGAGCGCCACTCCGAGCCGGGCCGGCCTGCCTTCGAGCGCGACCCGTCGTACGTCCAGCCGTCCATTGCGCACGGGAGATGGTCATATCCATCGGTGCTTGTAATGAAAGACCGCGTGCTGGTTGCCCACACATATGGGATGTACGAGGAGCACCACGAG encodes the following:
- a CDS encoding exo-alpha-sialidase, whose translation is MEGVSCATFISRGLTMSNVPMTLPHLALAVQENEFFHNSTFAERSDGSILHAAKQVFTTSADGGLTWSEPHRKYDTNGDIVGGDNNSLVRLASNGVGLATYGVEDDARKDVYWDMRAPYVKFWRSQDGGETWEPPVRMTEKGAGAFMYQDVLLRTASGRILMPVYLTYGQYTFRTGEAWWGTGKLVNGHWVSTAAHFSDPSFSTVAVYYSDDDGRTWQRNKDGELVILLDTAMVFSHIGEPSVTEVYPGCLLMISRTGLGRLFQAWSYDNGETWTRPMPSSLASSPAPAQIRTLPNGHLLCVWNQESEEETRRGYNRTRLSSAISRNGGSVWEFFQNIESLHETTRVEPGPVRFHFPEERHSEPGRPAFERDPSYVQPSIAHGRWSYPSVLVMKDRVLVAHTYGMYEEHHELAQLNTPARMPDHAGPKFNQKLKVLPLEWFYGGKKPADNPFLKRAHEAAVP